A genome region from Hevea brasiliensis isolate MT/VB/25A 57/8 chromosome 7, ASM3005281v1, whole genome shotgun sequence includes the following:
- the LOC110663219 gene encoding probable LRR receptor-like serine/threonine-protein kinase At5g48740 isoform X1, which produces MDLNCFWVVFILFSGLWILGFCEDQDGFLSLSCGGTTNYTDSSNIRWVLDSAYISTGNTTTIDYIEGTSSSNVPIRFFPRTDQGRKCYKLPVKNMSSVVLVRAQFVYKDYDKLGKPPAFSVSLGTAITSTVNLTISDPWNEEFVWPASKDTLSFCLHAIPDGGSPVISSIEVRPLPQGAYQSGMGDFPNKSLRKSYRINSGYTNGSLRYPLDPYDRIWDADENYTPFHVSIGFNKLLSFNLSSLSENPPLAVLQTARVLARRKVLTYNLALDTLGDYYIVLYFAGILPVSPSFDIFINGDIAQSNYTVTMSEASALYLTRKGIKSLNITLKSISFYPQINAIEVYEVVDIPSEASSTTVSALQVIQQSTGLDLGWEDDPCSPKSWDHIGCEGSLVTSLELSDINLRSISPTFGDLLDLKTLDLHNTSLAGEIQNLGSLQDLEKLNLSFNNLTSFGTELDNLVSLQILDLQNNSLQGTVPDGLGKLEDLHLLNLENNKLQGSLPQSLNKESLEVRTTGNPCLSFSTMSCNDVSSNPSIETPQVTIFTKKKPNKSSHMAIILGAAVGTIFVLLVISLSLFLYTKKQSSGCACTDRALTDMRNWNAARIFSYKEIKAATNNFKEVIGRGSFGSVHLGKLSEGKLVAVKVRFDRTQLGADSFINEVYLLSQIRHQNLVCLEGFCYESKQQILVYEYLPGGSLSDHLYGPNSQKVSLSWVRRLKIAVDAAKGLDYLHNGSEPRIIHRDVKCSNILLDKDMNAKVCDFGLSKQVLQADASHVTTVVKGTAGYLDPEYYSTQQLTEKSDVYGFGVVLLELICGREPLRHSGTPDSFNLVLWAKPHLQAGAFEIVDDSLKGTFDVESMRKAATVAVRSVERDASQRPNIAEVFAELKEAYNIQLSYLAARDM; this is translated from the exons ATGGACCTCAACTGCTTCTGGGTTGTCTTCATCCTGTTCTCTGGCCTATGGATTCTTGGTTTCTGTGAAGACCAAGATG GTTTCTTGAGTTTATCTTGCGGTGGAACTACAAATTATACTGATTCATCCAACATTCGATGGGTTTTGGATAGTGCTTATATAAGCACAGGCAACACAACCACCATTGATTACATTGAGGGTACCTCTTCATCTAATGTCCCTATCCGCTTTTTCCCTCGTACTGATCAGGGTCGCAAGTGTTATAAGCTGCCAGTGAAGAATATGTCTTCTGTGGTGCTTGTTAGAGCTCAATTTGTGTACAAGGACTATGACAAACTTGGAAAACCCCCTGCTTTCTCTGTTTCTCTTGGCACAGCCATTACTAGTACTGTAAATCTCACCATCAGTGATccatggaatgaagaatttgtatGGCCAGCTAGTAAGGATACACTATCTTTCTGTTTACATGCCATTCCTGATGGTGGATCTCCGGTGATTTCATCGATTGAAGTCCGGCCACTTCCTCAAGGGGCTTACCAGAGTGGAATGGGAGATTTTCCTAATAAGTCACTTAGAAAGTCTTATCGTATCAATAGTGGCTACACTAATGGTTCCTTGAG GTACCCTTTGGATCCATATGATCGTATCTGGGATGCCGATGAGAACTATACACCCTTTCATGTGTCGATTGGATTCAATAAGCTACTTAGCTTCAACTTGTCTAGTCTTAGTGAGAATCCTCCTCTTGCTGTTCTTCAAACTGCGAGAGTTCTGGCACGAAGAAAAGTCTTAACTTACAATCTTGCTCTTGATACACTAGGGGACTACTACATTGTCCTTTACTTTGCTGGGATTCTTCCTGTGTCCCCATCTTTTGATATCTTCATTAATGGGGATATTGCTCAATCTAATTATACAGTGACAATGTCAGAGGCTAGTGCTCTGTACTTAACTAGAAAAGGAATCAAAAGCTTGAATATTACACTGAAAAGTATCAGTTTCTATCCACAAATCAATGCTATCGAGGTGTATGAGGTTGTGGACATTCCATCGGAAGCTTCCTCAACTACAG TGTCAGCACTTCAGGTTATTCAGCAGTCTACTGGCTTAGATCTGGGATGGGAAGATGATCCATGCTCTCCAAAATCATGGGACCATATTGGATGTGAAGGAAGCCTAGTCACATCATT GGAGCTTTCAGATATCAATTTAAGGTCAATTAGTCCAACATTTGGTGATTTGTTGGACCTCAAAACACT GGATTTGCATAATACTTCACTTGCTGGAGAGATACAGAACTTGGGAAGCCTCCAAGATCTTGAGAAGCT GAACCTGAGTTTTAATAATCTAACATCCTTTGGAACTGAATTGGACAATTTGGTTAGCCTTCAGATTTT GGACCTGCAAAATAATAGCTTACAGGGAACAGTTCCTGATGGCCTGGGAAAGTTGGAGGACCTTCATCTACT GAACCTGGAAAACAACAAACTGCAAGGCAGTCTACCACAGTCTTTGAATAAAGAAAGTTTGGAAGTCAG GACGACAGGGAATCCATGTCTTTCATTCTCCACAATGTCTTGCAATGATGTTTCATCTAATCCTTCAATTGAGACTCCGCAAGTTACAATCTTTACTAAGAAAAAGCCCAACAAAAGTAGTCATATGGCCATTATACTCGGTGCAGCAGTGGGAACCATATTTGTTCTTCTTGTCATTTCTCTTTCACTATTCCTGTACACAAAGAAACAAAGCAGTGGATGCGCATGCACGGACA GGGCTTTAACAGATATGCGAAACTGGAATGCAGCAAGAATCTTTTCCTACAAAGAAATCAAAGCTGCTACAAACAACTTTAAGGAGGTTATTGGCCGTGGTAGTTTTGGATCTGTTCACCTTGGAAAGCTTTCTGAAGGGAAACTGGTAGCTGTGAAAGTGCGGTTTGATAGGACTCAACTTGGGGCTGATTCTTTTATTAATGAG GTGTATCTGTTGTCACAAATTCGTCACCAAAATCTTGTATGTTTGGAAGGATTTTGCTATGAATCAAAGCAGCAAATACTAGTCTACGAGTATCTACCTGGTGGATCATTGTCTGATCACCTTTATG GTCCCAACAGTCAGAAAGTTTCTTTAAGTTGGGTTCGTAGGCTGAAAATTGCTGTTGATGCTGCTAAAG GATTGGACTATTTGCATAATGGGAGTGAACCACGAATCATACACCGTGACGTGAAGTGCAGCAATATTTTGCTGGACAAAGACATGAATGCCAAGGTATGTGACTTTGGCCTTTCTAAACAAGTGTTGCAGGCAGATGCAAGTCATGTGACTACTGTTGTCAAGGGCACTGCAGGCTATCTTGACCCTGA ATACTATTCTACGCAACAGCTTACAGAGAAAAGTGATGTCTACGGCTTTGGTGTTGTTCTTCTGGAGCTTATCTGCGGGCGAGAACCATTGCGTCACTCAGGAACTCCAGATTCTTTCAATTTGGTTTTATGG GCCAAACCCCACTTGCAGGCAGGTGCATTTGAGATAGTGGATGATAGCTTAAAGGGAACATTTGATGTGGAAAGCATGAGAAAGGCAGCCACAGTTGCAGTAAGGTCAGTAGAGAGGGATGCCTCACAGAGGCCTAATATTGCAGAGGTATTCGCAGAGCTGAAAGAAGCCTACAATATTCAGCTCTCATATCTTGCAGCTCGCGACATGTAA
- the LOC110663219 gene encoding probable LRR receptor-like serine/threonine-protein kinase At5g48740 isoform X2 translates to MDLNCFWVVFILFSGLWILGFCEDQDGFLSLSCGGTTNYTDSSNIRWVLDSAYISTGNTTTIDYIEGTSSSNVPIRFFPRTDQGRKCYKLPVKNMSSVVLVRAQFVYKDYDKLGKPPAFSVSLGTAITSTVNLTISDPWNEEFVWPASKDTLSFCLHAIPDGGSPVISSIEVRPLPQGAYQSGMGDFPNKSLRKSYRINSGYTNGSLRYPLDPYDRIWDADENYTPFHVSIGFNKLLSFNLSSLSENPPLAVLQTARVLARRKVLTYNLALDTLGDYYIVLYFAGILPVSPSFDIFINGDIAQSNYTVTMSEASALYLTRKGIKSLNITLKSISFYPQINAIEVYEVVDIPSEASSTTVSALQVIQQSTGLDLGWEDDPCSPKSWDHIGCEGSLVTSLDLQNNSLQGTVPDGLGKLEDLHLLNLENNKLQGSLPQSLNKESLEVRTTGNPCLSFSTMSCNDVSSNPSIETPQVTIFTKKKPNKSSHMAIILGAAVGTIFVLLVISLSLFLYTKKQSSGCACTDRALTDMRNWNAARIFSYKEIKAATNNFKEVIGRGSFGSVHLGKLSEGKLVAVKVRFDRTQLGADSFINEVYLLSQIRHQNLVCLEGFCYESKQQILVYEYLPGGSLSDHLYGPNSQKVSLSWVRRLKIAVDAAKGLDYLHNGSEPRIIHRDVKCSNILLDKDMNAKVCDFGLSKQVLQADASHVTTVVKGTAGYLDPEYYSTQQLTEKSDVYGFGVVLLELICGREPLRHSGTPDSFNLVLWAKPHLQAGAFEIVDDSLKGTFDVESMRKAATVAVRSVERDASQRPNIAEVFAELKEAYNIQLSYLAARDM, encoded by the exons ATGGACCTCAACTGCTTCTGGGTTGTCTTCATCCTGTTCTCTGGCCTATGGATTCTTGGTTTCTGTGAAGACCAAGATG GTTTCTTGAGTTTATCTTGCGGTGGAACTACAAATTATACTGATTCATCCAACATTCGATGGGTTTTGGATAGTGCTTATATAAGCACAGGCAACACAACCACCATTGATTACATTGAGGGTACCTCTTCATCTAATGTCCCTATCCGCTTTTTCCCTCGTACTGATCAGGGTCGCAAGTGTTATAAGCTGCCAGTGAAGAATATGTCTTCTGTGGTGCTTGTTAGAGCTCAATTTGTGTACAAGGACTATGACAAACTTGGAAAACCCCCTGCTTTCTCTGTTTCTCTTGGCACAGCCATTACTAGTACTGTAAATCTCACCATCAGTGATccatggaatgaagaatttgtatGGCCAGCTAGTAAGGATACACTATCTTTCTGTTTACATGCCATTCCTGATGGTGGATCTCCGGTGATTTCATCGATTGAAGTCCGGCCACTTCCTCAAGGGGCTTACCAGAGTGGAATGGGAGATTTTCCTAATAAGTCACTTAGAAAGTCTTATCGTATCAATAGTGGCTACACTAATGGTTCCTTGAG GTACCCTTTGGATCCATATGATCGTATCTGGGATGCCGATGAGAACTATACACCCTTTCATGTGTCGATTGGATTCAATAAGCTACTTAGCTTCAACTTGTCTAGTCTTAGTGAGAATCCTCCTCTTGCTGTTCTTCAAACTGCGAGAGTTCTGGCACGAAGAAAAGTCTTAACTTACAATCTTGCTCTTGATACACTAGGGGACTACTACATTGTCCTTTACTTTGCTGGGATTCTTCCTGTGTCCCCATCTTTTGATATCTTCATTAATGGGGATATTGCTCAATCTAATTATACAGTGACAATGTCAGAGGCTAGTGCTCTGTACTTAACTAGAAAAGGAATCAAAAGCTTGAATATTACACTGAAAAGTATCAGTTTCTATCCACAAATCAATGCTATCGAGGTGTATGAGGTTGTGGACATTCCATCGGAAGCTTCCTCAACTACAG TGTCAGCACTTCAGGTTATTCAGCAGTCTACTGGCTTAGATCTGGGATGGGAAGATGATCCATGCTCTCCAAAATCATGGGACCATATTGGATGTGAAGGAAGCCTAGTCACATCATT GGACCTGCAAAATAATAGCTTACAGGGAACAGTTCCTGATGGCCTGGGAAAGTTGGAGGACCTTCATCTACT GAACCTGGAAAACAACAAACTGCAAGGCAGTCTACCACAGTCTTTGAATAAAGAAAGTTTGGAAGTCAG GACGACAGGGAATCCATGTCTTTCATTCTCCACAATGTCTTGCAATGATGTTTCATCTAATCCTTCAATTGAGACTCCGCAAGTTACAATCTTTACTAAGAAAAAGCCCAACAAAAGTAGTCATATGGCCATTATACTCGGTGCAGCAGTGGGAACCATATTTGTTCTTCTTGTCATTTCTCTTTCACTATTCCTGTACACAAAGAAACAAAGCAGTGGATGCGCATGCACGGACA GGGCTTTAACAGATATGCGAAACTGGAATGCAGCAAGAATCTTTTCCTACAAAGAAATCAAAGCTGCTACAAACAACTTTAAGGAGGTTATTGGCCGTGGTAGTTTTGGATCTGTTCACCTTGGAAAGCTTTCTGAAGGGAAACTGGTAGCTGTGAAAGTGCGGTTTGATAGGACTCAACTTGGGGCTGATTCTTTTATTAATGAG GTGTATCTGTTGTCACAAATTCGTCACCAAAATCTTGTATGTTTGGAAGGATTTTGCTATGAATCAAAGCAGCAAATACTAGTCTACGAGTATCTACCTGGTGGATCATTGTCTGATCACCTTTATG GTCCCAACAGTCAGAAAGTTTCTTTAAGTTGGGTTCGTAGGCTGAAAATTGCTGTTGATGCTGCTAAAG GATTGGACTATTTGCATAATGGGAGTGAACCACGAATCATACACCGTGACGTGAAGTGCAGCAATATTTTGCTGGACAAAGACATGAATGCCAAGGTATGTGACTTTGGCCTTTCTAAACAAGTGTTGCAGGCAGATGCAAGTCATGTGACTACTGTTGTCAAGGGCACTGCAGGCTATCTTGACCCTGA ATACTATTCTACGCAACAGCTTACAGAGAAAAGTGATGTCTACGGCTTTGGTGTTGTTCTTCTGGAGCTTATCTGCGGGCGAGAACCATTGCGTCACTCAGGAACTCCAGATTCTTTCAATTTGGTTTTATGG GCCAAACCCCACTTGCAGGCAGGTGCATTTGAGATAGTGGATGATAGCTTAAAGGGAACATTTGATGTGGAAAGCATGAGAAAGGCAGCCACAGTTGCAGTAAGGTCAGTAGAGAGGGATGCCTCACAGAGGCCTAATATTGCAGAGGTATTCGCAGAGCTGAAAGAAGCCTACAATATTCAGCTCTCATATCTTGCAGCTCGCGACATGTAA